The Aneurinibacillus uraniidurans genome segment GGCGATTTCATTGAAGATCAGGATGCACTCGCTCCGTCGGATGCAGCCGCGTATGAGCTGCTTAAAGAACAGTTAGAAGATGTTCTTGATACGCTGACAGAACGGGAAGAAAACGTGCTTCGACTTCGTTTTGGCCTTGATGATGGACGTACGCGCACACTAGAAGAAGTGGGCAAAGTATTCGGCGTAACGCGGGAGCGTATTCGTCAAATTGAAGCAAAAGCACTGCGCAAGCTTCGTCATCCAAGCCGAAGCAAACGGCTGAAAGACTTCTTAGAATAAGCGTCATATGAATTGATACAGCCTGCGTGAATGATGATCGTAGGCTTTTTCTTTTATTTCACCCCAGGGAGGACCTGCTGATGAACGAACAGAAAAAGAAAATCATCATTGGTGAGATCGAATACTGGCGCAGAACGCACTTGCTGCCAGGTAAATATTGTGACTTCCTGCTTAACTTGTATACAGAGGGCGAAAGCGCGGGTCGTCATACTGAGAGTAAGAAGTCGCAGGAGCAAGTCGCTGTCGCATCGGGCACATCTTCGCTTCCCGCTTTTTCCTTACCGACTCTTCGGGTAAATTGGGTATTGAGTGCGCTTCCATTTATCGTGTTGTTGTATCTTGCTTTTCATTTTACCGATTTTACTTTGACAATGCAAATGACACTGATTGGATTTTTTACCCTTTTATTTTACTTGATGGCGTTTTTCACGCGCAGACAGCCACTTTCTAGCCACCTTTTCTTAGGAATTGCGTCTCTTTTGCTTGCGATAGGAGGGATGCACATTCTTAAGTTGCTTGGATATGGTCCTGCTATCATTGTTCTTTTCCTGGGAGGATGCTGCCTTGTCTGGTTCATGAGCGGAATTGTCAGCAAGAAGCGCTATGTCTCGTTCTGTGGATTACTAGGATTGCTTGGGATATATGGCTGGACTACGCAGATGGAGTTGGCCACATGGTTTTCCTGGTGGCGGCTTGAGGCGTTCTGGCTTCCGATAGCAATTGTGCTCATTGCATTCGGTCTCCTATGGAAACGACGTCAGGAGCAGACATCAGCGATGCTATTTTTTGCCGGGATGGCGGCTTTGTTCGGGTCTGAGATTGTGGCGATGTTGATGGATAGTGTCGACAAAAATGCTCTGCTGTATTTTATTTACATAAAGATATTCATTGCGCTGTTTCTCCTGCTTTCCCTGAAAAATTTTTGGTGGAGCTGGGTGAGTAAGCAACCACTCTCTTCGTAGCCGGTCTATTTGACCGGCTTGTTTGTTTTTAGTCAAAAAAAAATGAAACCGTTTGCTTGTTTTAGCAGGAAACCTTGATTGAATATCGAATGTGAATAATTATGAATATTTTAATTAGTTAGAAATGTAAACGGTTTCCGTGTGCTACAAACCTGAGCTACCGCTCAATTACAAACAAGAAAGGTTGGAGAGAGTATGAATTTCACCCTGACAGACGAGCAGAAGATGATTAAAGATACGATTCGTGATTTTGCGGAAGGTGAAGTTGAGCCGGGTGCATCAGAGCGTGATCGTACAGGTGAGTTTCCACTTGAAGCTTTTAAAAAGATGGCGGAACTTGATTTAATGGGACTGCCGTTTCCAGAAGAGTACGGTGGGGCAGGAGCCGACACAATCAGTTTTGCGATTGTTGTGGAAGAACTAAGTCGAGTGTGCGCATCGACAGGTATTACATACTCTGCCCACGTTTCACTTGGCGGTGCACCCATCAATATGTTCGGTACACACGAGCAAAAAGTAAAGTATCTCACGCCAGTTGCGCGAGGTGAATATTTCGGTGCATTCGGGCTAACTGAGCCGAATGCCGGATCTGATGCGGGTGGTACACGTACAGTTGCCATACAGGACGGCAATGAGTGGGTGATTAATGGCTCGAAATGTTACATTACAAATGCTAGCTATGCGAAAAATCTTGCGCTGACTGCTGTCACCGACAAAGAAAAAGGAACAAGCGGCATTACAGCGTTTATCGTTCCGACTGACGCACCAGGATTCTCGGTTGTAGATGATTATGAGAAGCTTGGGCTACATGCGTCTAATACCACCCAACTGTTTATGGAGGACGTTCGTGTTCCAGAAGAGAATATGCTTGGTAAGCGTGGTGAAGGCTTCAAACAGTTCCTGGCTGTGCTGGACGGCGGCCGTATCGGCATCGGCGCCATGGCGGTAGGTGTAGCACAAGGTGCATACGAGAAGGCGCTTGCATATGCGAAGGAGCGGGTGCAGTTCGGACGGAGTTTATCTCAGTTCCAGGCGATTCAATTCAAACTTGCTGATATGGCGATGAACATTGAATTGGCTCGCACCATGGTGTACAAAGCGGCTTGGTTGAAAGATAACGGTCGTAAATTTTCGAAAGAAGCGGCGATGGCGAAGCTGTTTGCTTCGGAGACTTGCATGCGCGTCTGTGATCAGGCGATTCAGATTCATGGTGGCAATGGGTATATGCGCGAATATCAGGTGGAGCGTTTCTTCCGTGATGCTAAGCTACTTGAGATTGGAGAGGGGACATCTGAAGTGCTGCGTATGGTCATTGCCCGCCAAATTGGCTGTCAATAAGTAAATACGATAGAGGAGGAATTATCTTGAGTGAACCGGTATCAATTACGATTGGAGATTTGTTGGATCGGACGGCTGCCCGTTTTCCAGACAAGGAAGCGGTTGTGTATCCAGAATTGGGGCTGCGTTATACGTTTTCTGAGTTCCAGTGCTTGTGTGATCAGGTAGCACGCGGTTTACTCGCTCTGGGAATTCAACCGGGCGAGAATATCGCGGCCTGGACGAGTAATCTGCCGGAGTGGATTACAGTCCAGTTCGGGTCAGCCAAGATGGGAGCAGTGCTTGTAACGGTGAATACGAGTTATCGTACACATGAATTAGAGTACTTGCTTCGCCAGTCTGAGTCCACCACTCTCGTATTGATGGAAGAATTCCGGGGCGTAAGCTATGTGGATATGATACATGAGATTTGTCCAGAGCTTGCAGACTGTGAGCCGGGGCAGCTTAAGGCAAAGAATCTTCCGCATCTACGCAATGTCATTCTAATTGGGAATACACGTAGGCCAGGAATGTATATGTGGTCAGATGTTTTGGAGAAAGCAGCCGCAGTATCGGAAGAGAAGAGAATGGAAGTACAGCGTTCTCTTAAGCCGGATGAAGTGATAAACATGCAATACACATCCGGTACCACGGGTTTCCCTAAAGGAGTTATGCTATCGCATATGAACATCGTCAACAATGCGATTAACGTGGCAGGCTGTCAGAACCTGACGGAGGTAGATCGTATTTGCATTCCAGTCCCGTTTTTTCATTGCTTCGGCTGCGTTATGGGGACGCTGGCATGTGTAGCTACAGGCGCTACGATGGTTCCGATCATCTCCTTTGATCCGCTTGCAGTACTTCGGGCGGTGCAGGATGAGAAGTGTACGGCACTGTACGGCGTACCGACGATGTTTATAGCAGAGCTGAATCATCCAGATTTTGAGCAGTTTGATCTGAGTTCCCTGCGAACCGGTATTATGGCGGGGTCACCGTGCCCGGCTGAAGTAATGAAGAAGGTCGTGGATGTAATGGGTGCCCGTGAGATTACGATTGCATATGGTCAGACGGAATCTGCGCCAGTCATTACGCAAACACGTCCGAATGATACGATTGAACAACGCGTATCGACTGTAGGACGCGTTCTTCCGCATGTGGAAGCGAAAATTGTGGACCCGGCGACAGGTGAGGAGCTTGGAGTTGGAGAACAGGGTGAGCTTTGTACCCGTGGCGTACATGTTATGAAAGGCTATTATAATATGCCGGAGCAGACGACACGGGCCATTGATCATGAGGGCTGGCTGCATACAGGAGACTTAGCGACTATAGATGAGAATGGGTACTATCGAATTACAGGTCGCCTCAAAGATATGATTATTCGTGGCGGAGAAAATGTCTATCCACGCGAGATTGAAGAATTCCTCTACACACATGATACGATTGTAGATGTACAGGTAGTTGGGGTGCCAGACAAACTGTACGGAGAGCAGATTCTTGCCTGCATTAAAGTAAAGGAAGGCGAAACGCTCACGGCGGAAGAAGTAAAAGAATACTGTCGCGGCAAAATAGCTCGTTATAAAATTCCACATTATGTACAGATTTTAGACGAGTATCCGATGACAGCATCCGGTAAAATTCAGAAGTTCCGTTTGCGTGAACAGGCGATTGCGGCGCTGGGGATTCAGTAGATATCGTAAGTTTGTTTAATGAAGGTGATGTCGGCAAAGTGTGGAGGCGGGAAGCGGAGAAGAGAGAAGTTCGTCACTTGATTATGCGCTGCGGGGGAGCGTGACTGTCCGCTCCAGGAGTCAGGCAGACGTGCCCGCAAAGGGGGCCATGATGATCTGCTTCGCTGCTTGCGGGCAAAAGCTCGTCTGCCGGACTCCTTCTGCTGGGTAGGCGCATAAAAGCGTTCTTTACTTTCTCTCTTCTCCGCTCCCGACACACTTTACTGCTCGCACCTTTAAACAAACTAAGTTTCATGCTGTATATGGACAAACCAGGGGATGTCTCGAAAGTCATGTAAGTGACGGATGAGACATCTTTTTTATGTTTCTTGCATAGAAAAGCTTCGCATCTCGATAATGCTTGAAGATATTCAATCAAACTGTGTTAGGAGCGGGATTGGGCGGGGCAGCGGAACGCCTGTACATGATTTCCTAGCGGAAGGAGACAGGCGAATGGGCCTTTGCCCACAATGCTTCGAGGTAACTACATCGTAGGCTTTTTTTGTGGGCGAGTTCGCCTGGCACCTGGAGCGGACAGTTACAGCTTCTCTGTAAGTGTACTAAAGTGACGAGGTCCCGCCCAATCCCACTCCTCAACCACACTTTGTCGAGAACAGCATTTCTCTTCCGATGCCCCATATGGTAAGCTAATGGAGAATGATCCAGACTGAGGAGAGAAACAACGTATGATTGAGATTTCACAGCGATTACAACGAATTGGCGATCGAGTGGAGCAGGGGAGCCGGGTGGCTGATATCGGCTCTGACCACGCGTATTTGCCGACTTATTTAATACAGAAGGGCATTGCCGCTTCATGCATTGCCGGTGAGGTAAATAAAGGGCCGTGGCAGTCTGCCGTACGCCAGATACAATCGGTGGGACTGACAGATCGGATCGAAGCTCGCCTTGGGGACGGACTAGCTGTGCTTGAACCAGGAGAAGTAGACGTAGTATGTATCTCCGGCATGGGTGGAAGCCTGATTGCCTCC includes the following:
- a CDS encoding acyl-CoA dehydrogenase, producing MNFTLTDEQKMIKDTIRDFAEGEVEPGASERDRTGEFPLEAFKKMAELDLMGLPFPEEYGGAGADTISFAIVVEELSRVCASTGITYSAHVSLGGAPINMFGTHEQKVKYLTPVARGEYFGAFGLTEPNAGSDAGGTRTVAIQDGNEWVINGSKCYITNASYAKNLALTAVTDKEKGTSGITAFIVPTDAPGFSVVDDYEKLGLHASNTTQLFMEDVRVPEENMLGKRGEGFKQFLAVLDGGRIGIGAMAVGVAQGAYEKALAYAKERVQFGRSLSQFQAIQFKLADMAMNIELARTMVYKAAWLKDNGRKFSKEAAMAKLFASETCMRVCDQAIQIHGGNGYMREYQVERFFRDAKLLEIGEGTSEVLRMVIARQIGCQ
- a CDS encoding AMP-binding protein; its protein translation is MSEPVSITIGDLLDRTAARFPDKEAVVYPELGLRYTFSEFQCLCDQVARGLLALGIQPGENIAAWTSNLPEWITVQFGSAKMGAVLVTVNTSYRTHELEYLLRQSESTTLVLMEEFRGVSYVDMIHEICPELADCEPGQLKAKNLPHLRNVILIGNTRRPGMYMWSDVLEKAAAVSEEKRMEVQRSLKPDEVINMQYTSGTTGFPKGVMLSHMNIVNNAINVAGCQNLTEVDRICIPVPFFHCFGCVMGTLACVATGATMVPIISFDPLAVLRAVQDEKCTALYGVPTMFIAELNHPDFEQFDLSSLRTGIMAGSPCPAEVMKKVVDVMGAREITIAYGQTESAPVITQTRPNDTIEQRVSTVGRVLPHVEAKIVDPATGEELGVGEQGELCTRGVHVMKGYYNMPEQTTRAIDHEGWLHTGDLATIDENGYYRITGRLKDMIIRGGENVYPREIEEFLYTHDTIVDVQVVGVPDKLYGEQILACIKVKEGETLTAEEVKEYCRGKIARYKIPHYVQILDEYPMTASGKIQKFRLREQAIAALGIQ